The stretch of DNA ACGGCGGCAAAGAACTCACGAGCGAAAAGCGCATTGTTCTCGCTGATGGTTTCTTTCTCCAGCAACCGTTGAAGCTTGATGCCCGGATCTTCGTCCGAACATTCGCTGGCATAAAGAGCTTGCAAAACAAGCTCTCGTGCGTGACGACGAGGTGATTCCCCCATCGTCAGTCCATCACTCGGTAGAGATTGACCAGTTCCACTGCCGCCTCAGCCGCATGCCAACCTTTGTTGCCGGCCTTGGTGCCGGAGCGTTCGATAGCTTGCTCCAGAGTGTCGGCGGTGACCATGCCGTAGATAATCGGCAGGTTGGAATCGAGTGCCAGCTTGGCAATACCTTTGGTCGCTTCGTTGGCAATGTAGTCAAAATGAGGAGTAGCGCCCCGGATTACCGCTCCGAGGCAAATGACCGCATCATACTTGCCGGACTTGGCCATCCGAGCGGCAACATACGGCACCTCAAACGCCCCCGGACACCAGGCTACCGTAAGGTCCTCTTCAGAGGCTCCATGCCTTACAAGGCAATCGACCGCGCCTTCCATAAGTTTCTCGGTCAGGAAGTTGTTGAACCGACTGACAACAAGGCCGAATTTGAATCCTTCAGCCTGTAACTTACCTTCGAATGTTTTGTAACCCATCATCTAAGCCCTCATCTTCTTGAGGTGGAGAATATGTCCCATTTTATCCCGTTTCGTCTCAAGATAAGTCCGGTTGAACCGTGTCGGCTCCACTTCGAGCGGTACTCGCTCTGTGATCTCAAGACCATATCCTTTAAGACCAACAACCTTTTTAGGATTATTAGTCAGAAGTCGAATTGATGTCAAACCGAGATCGGCCAGGATTTGCGCCCCTGTACCATAGTCGCGCAGGTCCGCCTTGAAACCCAGGTCTTCATTGGCCTCGACCGTATCACGACCATTCTCCTGCAGTTTGTAAGCTCTGATCTTGTTGACCAGCCCGATACCGCGGCCTTCCTGACACATATAAAGAACCACCCCGCTGCCTTCCCGGTCGACCTGACGCATAGCGGCGTGGAGTTGATCGCCACAGTCGCAACGACAAGAGCCAAGCACATCCCCGGTGAAACAACTAGAGTGAACTCGAACCAAAACGTCTTTCTTGCCGGAGATATCACCTTTGGTCAGAGCAATGT from Candidatus Zixiibacteriota bacterium encodes:
- the ribE gene encoding 6,7-dimethyl-8-ribityllumazine synthase, producing the protein MGYKTFEGKLQAEGFKFGLVVSRFNNFLTEKLMEGAVDCLVRHGASEEDLTVAWCPGAFEVPYVAARMAKSGKYDAVICLGAVIRGATPHFDYIANEATKGIAKLALDSNLPIIYGMVTADTLEQAIERSGTKAGNKGWHAAEAAVELVNLYRVMD